Proteins encoded by one window of Lepisosteus oculatus isolate fLepOcu1 chromosome 18, fLepOcu1.hap2, whole genome shotgun sequence:
- the LOC138224081 gene encoding uncharacterized protein, with translation MGRGGGGDEIFPLVSDVTSPGALAEPGEQEEQEPSRQAGPVTTGARRTPAETAEAGETAETETACLPPVPPQPVCSPYPHSLSAPRTPTACCTLYPHSLLYPVPPQPVCSLYPHSLSAPCTPTACLLPPVCSLYPHSLLYPVPPQPVCSLYPHSLLYPVPPQPVCSPYPHSLLYPPVCPLYPHSLSAPCTPTACLPPVPPQPVCSPYPHSLLYPPVCSLYPHSLLKPVHSSPLYPVHSSPLYPVHSSLPPGLARPLVAAFGNCRDIR, from the exons AtggggaggggtggggggggggacgaGATCTTCCCCCTCGTTAGTGACGTCACTTCCCCTGGAGCCCTGGCAGAACCCGGAGAACAGGAAGAACAGGAGCCGTCCAGGCAGGCTGGCCCTGTCACAACAGGAGCGAGGCGGACTCCAGCAGAGACAGCGGAGGCAGGGGAGACAGCCGAGACAGAGACAG CCTGTCTGCCCCCTGTACCCCCACAGCCTGTCTGCTCCCCGTACCCCCACAGCCTGTCTGCTCCCCGTACCCCCACAGCCTGCTGTACCCTGTACCCTCACAGCCTGCTGTACCCTGTACCCCCACAGCCTGTCTGCTCCCTGTACCCCCACAGCCTGTCTGCCCCCTGTACCCCCACAGCCTGTCTGCTCCCT CCTGTCTGCTCCCTGTACCCCCACAGCCTGCTGTACCCTGTACCCCCACAGCCTGTCTGCTCCCTGTACCCCCACAGCCTGCTGTACCCCGTACCCCCACAGCCTGTCTGCTCCCCGTACCCCCACAGCCTGCTGTACCCT CCTGTCTGCCCCCTGTACCCCCACAGCCTGTCTGCTCCCTGTACCCCCACAGCCTGTCTGCCCCCTGTACCCCCACAGCCTGTCTGCTCCCCGTACCCCCACAGCCTGCTGTACCCT CCTGTCTGCTCCCTGTACCCTCACAGCCTGCTGAAACCTGTCCACTCCAGTCCCCTGTACCCTGTCCACTCCAGTCCCCTGTACCCTGTCCACTCCAGCCTGCCCCCT GGCCTGGCGCGTCCCCTAGTGGCGGCGTTTGGCAACTGCCGTGATATCCGTTAA